In Trichomycterus rosablanca isolate fTriRos1 chromosome 2, fTriRos1.hap1, whole genome shotgun sequence, the genomic window CCTCCTGGAAGGTAAGAGTTACTGGGATACTTCCTCCCTCACGGGTCAGATCGGGCTCTACACCGAACActacagagaaacagaaacaGCCACAAGTGAAATCACTGAATCATTACTTCTCGAGTTCTAGACCCGCAGCTCTTTACAGATTATATTTTATACCCGGCGGCCCGACAGCAAAAAACAGTTACCCAGACACTGTGTATTATTTCCATGTATATTTCTTTGTATGCATACTACAAAGACCAATGCAACTGACTGCACCTACAGCAATGCTGGGTACAAAAGAATGTCATGGTCACTTACCAGTCTTCATGGCTCTTCTACCAGCCATGTAGTGGGGGTGGTTGAAGTCAGACACCCAGGCTTTAGCTCCATGGCCCATGTACACCTTAAGCTTGTTGGGAGTCTCCAGCTCAGCAAATGTCTTTTCTATGTAGGAAACTACCtgaaaaaaatcaaacaaatcatTTTATTCTCCAAGATATCTTAacagttacttttaaaatcatacAGAATCTTACTTTCCAGGTGTGGTGTATGGTTTTAAATGGGTATACATATTTAGTCAGCATATAAATGAAGTCAGTATAAATAGTACAGCATAAAAATATCTATACACATGCTTATATTCTTTAAATTTCTAATGCTTGGCAGATGTTAAAAGATTTTGTAATGGAACGAGGCTACATTTAAAGTGATTTTATCACCTCAGATACAGAACAATGTAATGgtacttgggtggtgcagcagtaaaatatgctagcccactatccCTGTTAGGTTTTATTCAGTGCATTCTCAGTCCCGGTACCAAGTCAGGTAAAATCAGACAGGTGGAGGTTGCTGACCCTGTGCATTCTTTCATGGGCACAATTTTGCAATCTTATAATGCCTACTTCAAGCATATTGTACCATGTCACAAAGCACAATTCATCTGAACAATGAGCTAGTGTACTTCAAAGGCTTCTCCAatcaccagatctgaatccagCAGAGCACTTTTGGGATCGAGTAGAACAGaacatttgcagcattaatgTGCACCTGACAAGTCTTCAGCAATTAAGGTCATGTCATCACCTTGTTGAATCCATACCACAAGGAACACTGGTTCTAAAAAGTATTAGTTTTCctaataaaggaaaaaaaattaatcataaACAAAGGTCTACATACTTGCTTTTCCACATCTTTGGGATCCATGTCAGGCACCAGACGGATTGAAAACTTCCCAATTACTTTACGTGGAATGACAGTCTTGGCTCCGGTGGCAGAAAACGCACCCTCAATTCCATGCAGTGACAGAGATGGGTACCGCCAACGATGCATCAACAGTTGCTCCTACAAAAATTGAAATATTGTACTGTTAAAACAGATTAAACCTAAAATACAATAATCAGCATCTGATAATCCATTAAAAATTGGAAATTATCATAAGGGGTAGGAGCATAGAGGTGTACCTTGTTGCTGTGTAGCAAGCGCTTGGTGCCCACATCTTGTGCATACTCTTCTAAGTCAAACTCGATTTTTTCATAGAGCTTTTTCTCCTCATCAGTGACTGGTGCCACGCTGTCATAAATTCCTGGTACCTGGATCTTTCCCTTCTTGTCCACCAACGTTCCTgaacaaacacatttacataaaGATGAAACACCAAATGCAACAACATTACCCTGCAAAAGCAATTTTGATTTCTTTCAGTTGGAAAACCATAAACACTCTgattacataaaatataaacaggTTCAGAGTGAATCTAGTGACAACCAAGAAAAAGAAACatataaagacaaataaatgggTGCAAGCAAAATACACCTAAATGGGATGTCAATGCATTACATCCAGCTATCTGTTCACCTACACGTAAGTGTTCACAATGATTAATAACCTTCGCTGTACTGGTGTAAAACACTCACTTTTGGAGTAATAATGACTGAAATATGGCTTAAAAATGTAAGCTTGTGTATTTTGTATATAGTTGTGTACATTGTTTAAGTgtggccagttgtagcctagcagttaaggtactggactagtaagtagaaggttgctggttcaaatcccaccactgccaggttgccactgttgggcccctgagcaaggcccttaattctcaattgcttagactgtgtactgtaagccactttggataaatgctaaaaatgtaaatgtaaagcattCTCTGCACCTTATTAAATAACCCTCCCTTTTTggtaagctgtagcctagtggttaagatactggactagtaatcagaagatcactggttcaagcctcacaactgccaggttgctgctgttgggcccttgagcaaggcccttaaccctcaattgctcagaccgtatactgtcactgtactgtaagtcactttgaataaaagcgtccgctaaatgccaaaaatgtaaatgttaagtgTATTTGGTAAAATACATAGTGAGTTTGGTACAAGTTTGGTGTTGTAAACAGACTATCATTTTAGTATAGATAACCACTGCTATGCCTGCAAAGTTAATCATAACCAATAATAATCTTGACCTTTGGATTTTTATTTGTTCaataaaacagcataaaaaagaatgcctttatttgtcatataaacatatacatgtgttgtacagtacaatgaaattctttcttcgcatatcccagcttgtttgatagctggggtcagagcacagggtcacagtaacaccctggacggaacggcagtccatcgcaggacatgtttttggactgtgggagggaaccggagctccctgaggaaacccacacagacaagggaagaacatgcaaacagaaaagacccagaccggcccgcctggggatcgaacccaggaccttcttgctgtgaggcaacagtgctacccactgagccaccgtgccgccgatTATAATATACtgaaatactataataaaaatgGTAGTGCAGTCTGTTCATGTTATATCTAAATTGCCAGAATagtcataataaataattgtgatatatttatatcaaaTTGTCATATTTTGTCCTAATCGTGCTTCCCTACTCAGTGCCAATTCACCTTCACTAAACACCTTGCTTGCATACAAGTCAAAGCCTGTGGCTTCTCAACTCACCCATGAGTGTAATCAGGTCGGTCATTGCTTCGTGAACAGATCCTCCAAAGACTCCAGAATGCAGATCTTTATCACAGCATTTCAcctacaaaaccaaaacaaataaGACACTGCATATGCCAAACCGAATAAAACAGcactaacaataaaaacaagcacATAACTAGTTGTAACCCTGTAATTGCTATTCAATTTTAACAATCAACTGTCACAAATAATTGTTTAAATACATTCTGGTTATCTAAGATTAATCACAATATAATTGAATATTTAGGATTATGCAATTATGTAATTATTGTGACATGCTTAGTTAGTAGTGAAAGAAATCCCTATATAGTTGCATTGCAGTGCTAAGTACACTGAAACAATTACAGATTAGAATGAGCTCATTTGAATCAGCAGCTATTGTCCTTACTTCTACAAAGAAGTAGCAAATTCCTCTTAGGCCATAGGTAATGCAAGGCTTGGTCTTGCCCAGCCAGTAGTTGTCAGAGATGCAGACATAGTCTACGCCCTTGAAGAAAGAGTCTTTGCGGGAAAACACCAGTTCGTCCAAACCCTCTGAGCCAGATTCCTCCATCCCCTCAAAGCAGAACTTGATATTGATAGGCAGCTCCTGCAAACAATAAAAGTTTACACTTTATATTCGAGCACTAATTTTAgatttgaatgaatgaatacaaatGTTCCAATTTTAACATAAGTGCATCAGTACAGAATTTCTACTAAAGCTAGAACCTAATTTACTACAGAGCTCAGCAATCTAAAAAAAAGCTGACATCAGTGTACAGTATCAGTGTAATCAGTGATCTTTTAACATTTCTGCTGAATACACAGTAACCAGTGCAAGAGTAATTGGTTTATTAtatgttaaatataaaacaaaggcATACAATATCAAATGATACACAGTGTTTATTGCAACATAAGAATGTAACTGTTTTTTAAACCCACAACAGTGCTATACATAGGTCCAGATAAAGAACTAAGCAAGGAGAGGCTCTATGCCAACTATTTTAAATAGTAGTTATGAAGAAATCCTAAATGAAATTGCTTGGGTAAAATATGTCTAGTGTCTAAAATTTTGCCTGATAAACTTTCTTCCAGATGCTCTCCtatttaggggttgccacagtgaATCATTCAGTAGATGAGCAACCATCTGATAGCTCAGCTGGGGATGCAAACCCTGGCTACCTCAATTtaatgctgtgccacccaaatgtgtgccaataattgtgtAACATGATCTCGCTCTGTAAACCTATGCCTGCTTACATGTAAATACAGTGTTACATTTAACTATATGGCCAATTTAAAACTCAGCTAAAGCTAATAGTAATTAATATTAACAGAACATTCAAGATCCACTAATCTTTTTAAATAAGTCCTTTTAAATGACATGAATAAGTGATGAATAAGAATGTTGTTAATAGGGACGTGCAGTGTCATTGCAAAAGTTTTGTCTGCTAATTGTGTGTAAGTGCATAAATGAGTGATTTGCCATTTTTGAGTGATGTTAAATGTATGTACCTGTCCTATCTTCTGAAAAGCCTCAATGACATTAAACCAGGCAAGCACCGGGCCCTTGTCATCTGTAGATCCCCGGGCAAAAAGTTTTCCTGCATGAAAAGCAATGCATTACAACTTTAGCAACATTTATAAAAACATGTTGGAGCATGTTTAATGTCTTGAACTATCACTGATAGTCTCAAAGGTTAATATTACAAACAGCAATCTCGTTTAAACTAATCATTTCAATAATCAGAACAGTTAATCTAATCACTTTATGGTACAGAGCTTAAGCAATCCAAGGCTGATTGTCAGGAGATCAGAGTTTTCTCTGTGTAATCACTTTTGCACTGTGTTGTTAAATAAAGGTCTGTGTGACTATAGATTACAGGAAGCCATCAGCAGACGTGTCACAAGGCTACTGAATCAGGAATtttacagaaagaaagaaaaagacgaGTAGGTCTCACTTCTTGTATTTTATGCAAATCAGCCGAACAGCTGATGTATTTCAGAACCACATTTGTATCTCCATAAACATTCACCACTTTTgcaacatttgtttttttaacttaacaTTTAGTTCTACTTAACAAAAAGTTAACCTGGCTTATTCACTACAGTTCTGACATCTTATGAATATATTTAACAGCAAAGCAAAACGGTGACAAACTTTGTTAACTGTAAATCAATGATTTTCAAATAGTCTTCAGTCAGGACCCACATTTGTTCTCTAACAACGAAGAGTTATCAGTACAACCATAATATGTGCAACATCTGGTTATGAAAAGAGTCAAAAAAATGAAGTGCattattggattttttttttctataatcATAGGCAGGACTTAATATTAAGTCATGTATGTCAGATAACTATTAGAATTACTATTTATTCATGCCACCTTATCTCAAGCCTAGGCAAAGGACAGGGTGGTGCTGGAGCTGCTTAGTAGGAGGGGGGTCTAGAATATTTTACATATCAgcctaaatttgtttatatattaaagatataaaaaaatataaaatatataaaaacaataaatggaATGGaagtgctcgggtggcgcacTAATGTGCTATCACACCATTGCGCCAACCTGGCCGGGTACCCACACAAACAACTGGccatgtttgagggagggaaggacaGACAGGGTTTCTCTCGCTGCCACTACGATATGTGATCAACACTGGTCCTAGGGCCTGCAGGAATGGGAAATTACATAGCACattggctctgtgtgggaacccaagaAGGGGGAAAATAGAACCAGAAACTGGAACTTTTAAAATACTTCTTCTTTCGGCCTGTACCTAAAGCAGGATCATTTGTCtccatcttgccctgtcctgTACATCCTCCGTCACCCCAAACAGCGCTACATCCTTCCTCAATGCATCCATAATacctcctctttggccttcctctcctcctcctaCCTGGCAGCTCCAACCTCAACACCCTTCTCCCAACATAACTCTCATCTCtcttctgcacatgcccaaaccatctcaatgtAGCCTCCTTAACTTTGTCTCCGAAACATGCTACCTGACCTTAAAGTTAAAACACTGCAggaaaaaagttatttaaataataatgtatttgtaATCCCTGCCCAGCAAGTATGCATTACACACTATACTCTTCACTAGCATTTCCTGCAATTTAAAATATACTTTCAATTTGTCATACCGTCTTTCTCAACCAAAGTAAATGGCTCTGTGTCCCAGCCATCCTCAATGCATGCAGGCTGAACATCCAGGTGTCCATAGATGCACACCGTCTTCTTGCCAGGGTCAGAGCCAAGCCTTCCCAGGATTATAGGAGGAAGAGGTATCTCTTCACCACTTGGCAGCTAAAAAAATGAGTGTATTTAGACtggtaatttaataaaatttaaagcACAAACTAAAACCTGCTACCTTAAAAGCCACCAAAGTTTAATAAACCAATAAACACAAGAAATGGTTTAACATCTTAAAAAGGATAAAGTATATGCCAAAAGTAATTCCAGTATAGCATCATTTTGGTTACAATTCTACAACATCTATTTATTTCTCCAAAGTTAATCTTTTAAACCAAGTTAGATCCCTTACCTTCTGTTTTCCAATGTCCACCAACTCTGTGGTGCCCCCCAGCCGCTCAATGTCTTTGGCAGCCATCTCCATCATTTTCTTGATCTCGCCTCGTTTCTCGGGCCAGGCAGACACACTCTGAACAGCAACCCATTCACCCAGGCGCTGTATAACCAACAAAAAAGCAGTTAAAAAGGTATTAATATCCACATCCATTCGAGAGTATCAGTATTGGTACAGTTACTGGCCTAAATCCaatgtaataatatatttttataccatgaatgtgtgtgaataATTTCAAATTAATGCCCTTGGTTTGGAATGTCCAAAAAGCTTATTGTCAGATGTTGAAATACTTTGGTCAAATAATGTCCATGTAGAATTATGAATCTGTGTTAGATAATACATTTGGCTATATAGCCACTGATCACGGTATgtgttggtttgtttattaggatttgaaagccatgttttacactttgattacatttattattgtttttttctcccaattttagcatagtcagtttgtcttccgctgctgggggatccccgattgcagtcgaaatgggtatattgctgctcacgcctcctccgacccacgcgcaagccttagcggaaccctttttcatctATGCAACTTCTACAATATGCCCGCtggatggcacccagccgaccgatggcaacccgagttttaaaccgaggagttcagaatctcgacgctggtgtgctagaggaatatccggCTGCATCACCTGGGagcctttggttacatttataacaggACAGgcagttacaggttacacatgattcattaaAGTTCAGTGTCAAATTTTGTATATCCAATTCAACTAAGTTAcatgtctatggactgtgggaggaaaccaaagctcccagaGGATACCCTCGCAGATACCCTcccaggacccggaccgctccacgtGGGAATTGAGCCCAGgaccttttgctgtgaggtgggcGTACtacccacagagacacacacaatgACTGAGCAACACAAAAAGCTACACCAATCAGctataccattaaaaccacctccttgtttctacactcactgtccattttatcatctctacttaccatacagaagcactttgtagttctacaattactgcctgtagtccatatgtgtctctgtatgctttgttagtcctctttcatgctgttcttgaatggtcaggactctcccagaaccactacagagtaggtattatttaggtggtggatcattctcagcactgcagtgacactgacatggtggtggtgtgttagtgtgtgttgtgctggtatgagtgaataagacacagtaacgccgatgaagtttttaaacacctcactgctggactgagaatagtccaccaaccaaaaacatccagccaacagcaccccatgggcagtgtcctgtgaccactgatgaaggtctagaagatgaccaactcaaacagcagcaatagatgagcgatcgtctctgactttacatctacaaggtggaccaactaggtaggagtgtctattagagtggacagtgagtggacatggtatttaaaaactccagcagcgctgctgtttctgatccactcataccagcacaacacacactaacacaccaccaccatgtcagtgtcactgcagtgctgagaatgatccacaacctaaataatacctgctctgtggtggtcctgtgggggtcatgaccattgaagaacagcatgaaagggggctaacaaagcatgcagagaaacagatgaactacagtcagtaattgtagaactacaaagtgctcctatatggtaggtggagtgagtgtagaaacaaggaggtggttttaatggtatggctgatcggtgtataaggtgATAAGGGATCATACTAAAAAAAGTAACACTAAAAGAGTATTTTAAACAGACACACTACTCTTTAGGTACctgttagggctgggcgatatatcgatattttaaaaatatcgatatattttcatacgcgatataagataagacaatatcgcgtatatcgatatagatgttgcgttccagttagatccaacagttcgtctttctcttctcccagtttgtctctgcacatgttcacctgccccgcccccctccctcactgaacacaactcgcccctccccaccgcttcaccagtaagtcctgcaggcagcgatagcatggagacggataaagacacgacagaagctatcgaagaggagctgcttactaaaaagaaaaataatgactaattttgtaattatttggagatggttcgaattcaaagtgtcagatgagcagcagaataatgtattctgtagagaacgccgaaaacaagtccagacaaaaggttccagctccgtgtaccttcattcgtttttcacttcaaatcccaaagttaaaaaacgagtcgttattcgtttcaaaaaccaacacaagcgcatgcacgcgctgacatgcacgtatttacttcacattaagtgttgagaaagtaataataacgtaacggtgcgtctcctgttgttctgactcttgtgtttgtatatgtgatgtgcatatatttgctctatctgtaaatacaaacattatggggagtgatttgtACTGAGTgactgtactggatgttgtacgtggttgtgttagtttatactggacgatcgcccgacgatttatttatcttctattatagtatttcttgttgtcggccaataaacaaccaaacattattaaattgcatgaactaactctgcagtaaacaaggagcaaacagcaaataaagctgttaaataataataaagtgcatgaagaagaacgctgattaaaatgcattaaatgttgtaatagttacacagtaacatgaacgattaattatacctgtattacagaattgagttctatacagtaaaagaaaatattaatgtaaatgttaatgttgtggcgacatatacataaaataatgtataaagtccaaacatgggggggtggggggttaacgaggggtttactttaacggggttttacttttaatgtcacacaagctcagccggaaaccgtcattccgacatcttccctacacactcgctccctgcgccctatagtacacttaacattattaaagggccagacaatatatttgtaattcacgttagacaacaggagatgccttagaaaacaacttttttttttcttagaatagctctttttttttttttttaagcaaaaataattcttgtgtgaagcttcctgagcatgaatattaataaaagtgcctgtaaaaaaattggaacatgtagctttgtctcagaagtgtctttttgttattaccttatggaataaaaaaatatcgagatatatatcgtatatcgccattcagaaaaaaatatcgagatataatttttgatccatatcgcccagccctagtaccTGTAATCAGTAACTGAgtctaaaaaagaaaataaatgtaatctGTACCTGAACGTATTGTTCCTGGTGTTCATCCACATATTTGAAGAGAGCTGGAAGGTAAGACATGGTGCTGTGATGGTGCAAACTGAAGTGGTGTTGAGTCTCTGCTCGTCCTGTTTAAAGAGAACAAATACTTTGTACTAGTCATGTGAACCCTATACAATCAGAGTTGTAACTGCTGACAATCTATTATCAGACGTGATTAGCAGTAAAAAGATTAAAGATTACAGTCTTTCATTAAAGCCCAGTCTGATAATAACATCAGCATTGCATCAGCCACGACGTGTACCATCCAACAGTGAACTGTTACATtattacactgaaaataacggATAAACTATGTGTACTCAAAACAGTAAAGCTACATTAACCGAcgtacttttatttaaaacaataaagcactagtaaataaagtaaactaCGTGCGCttttatatatatctatattacCTGTACAAAGTTCGCCCTGACTGAGACAGCCTGAATGACTGACTCTACAAATTAACCTGCTATTTTTATTCCGCTTGCATTTCCGTTTCATCCGCGCTTTCCGAACAGCCAATCATATCTAGCCATTCCAGCTCGGCGTAGAATTGACACATAGATAGACCAATCAGATTTTTCATGCATTCATAACGTGACTGAGCTTTGTCCGGTGTTTATCACATGATGTGAGTACAAACCACAGCAGTTCAGGCAGTAAGCAGTTTCTctccaaataaataataaagctttACATCTTAGTTGTGGGACTATATTATTAAAAGCAA contains:
- the cndp2 gene encoding cytosolic non-specific dipeptidase, whose translation is MSYLPALFKYVDEHQEQYVQRLGEWVAVQSVSAWPEKRGEIKKMMEMAAKDIERLGGTTELVDIGKQKLPSGEEIPLPPIILGRLGSDPGKKTVCIYGHLDVQPACIEDGWDTEPFTLVEKDGKLFARGSTDDKGPVLAWFNVIEAFQKIGQELPINIKFCFEGMEESGSEGLDELVFSRKDSFFKGVDYVCISDNYWLGKTKPCITYGLRGICYFFVEVKCCDKDLHSGVFGGSVHEAMTDLITLMGTLVDKKGKIQVPGIYDSVAPVTDEEKKLYEKIEFDLEEYAQDVGTKRLLHSNKEQLLMHRWRYPSLSLHGIEGAFSATGAKTVIPRKVIGKFSIRLVPDMDPKDVEKQVVSYIEKTFAELETPNKLKVYMGHGAKAWVSDFNHPHYMAGRRAMKTVFGVEPDLTREGGSIPVTLTFQEATGRNVMLLPVGSSDDGAHSQNEKLNRSNYIQGTKMLGAYFHEVSQLS